DNA sequence from the Nicotiana tomentosiformis chromosome 3, ASM39032v3, whole genome shotgun sequence genome:
aCGCTAAGCCGAGATACACCGgttaagcaagcctgttagatgtCTTCCACCCAACCtttcccattaacaatataagaactaGTGCatgtgatagacatgagaagagtcaagtgttacACAATATatttccattactaaaggatattcatttatgatttccaaaatattacaagtttatagatataatgaaaatatGTTtacccaaataccaacacttactagtttaattccccacatcaaacaccaaccacaacctgtctacggagcctctaagtataacagaagagaagaatggaagtgccggcgacaaggccccggctatacctcaaaacataaagtacaacgtcaaatgatAAGAAGcctggaatagagtagggctcaccaaaatcttctgaatagagagtaactgctaacgaggatcaaaaccgCCCACTGacaaaccacctgcatccattgaagatgcatcacccccggcaaaagggacgttagtacgtatggaatagtactagtatgtaaagctaaatgtcctctttcaaaatagaatgctaaTATAATAAAGGGTAAATCATATAACcagcaagtcataatcaacaatattcaaattcccagttaaaacataacaatttttaaaatacgaaaataatatatatttttggttgggagatcattagcactgatataccaccatATTTTTAgaacggagtctgatcacgcccgatcggctaggccatctccccacgaataatgtggtttgacatgtggcgcaaaaaaaaaggtgttaccaagagtagtaccaccatgtgcactacatggcatccgatcaccgCCCGATCGACTAGGTTGTCTCCCCAGATATGTCGTGTGAGTCGACATTAAATCCAGGGCTatcaacaatctcatcccaattaaggggaataatcacaatcacatcaatatttcaatctcatcccaaataaggggaataatcataatccactcctacaccggcacatgtaatttcgggtgtgggccttacgacccacccttcctcggtttactAATGattctcccaaaaatatttttatttttcacacaagggaaacaaaagtacaaacatATATTATATTCACCTCATTATATTTCACACTATAAATaccttcattagtactttcaactatTCACACCATcgttatttccttggctctcttggcTATACTTacgattcttcattcatggcacgttggccatatttcatatttcacatttttattcttttactttcatggatcatcatcataactatcaacaaatagaatattccggaaatcacaactttaggtttattagtaacgaagactttaaatacaatagatttcttttttaagaaatggagtaaaatgatttgcaatcaaagcacaagttaaaaATCATAAACGTGTAACACATCATTTGTTCTTGAAgtacttttcccaaaaagggcaatacataatttcaactcatgaatataaaAGAGCTCAAAATACATTAGAAATaattacaaagcataacattagttaaaacggccacatttgggcataacttgggtacataagcttttaggaaaatctattttcgaagtcagtttggaacagttgaatcaaggcctatttcataacctttctcacatcattttatTTCCTCAGCACCAttgaccacaagtataacttctattcttggcacgttggccacactttatatctccaaccacttctttcactttcaagcatccttatagattatcaacaacaagacatttctaCTCAATACTTTAAATACACttttgagcaactaaccaaattaagggtcttaggcacatgcgatttcttacacaattcggcATGTTAATTTTCATTAGAATCACATTTTCAAAGTATAACATATCAACACACAGCCcatgcttaatcaccttctcaaatagcAACTCAACATACAAGAACGTTTGAAATTCAAATTGAACGCATATATATTTTGACACAacgcttattcggaataatcaatttataatgagcaacacaagacctacaaggccattgtgggggTCCAATTCTagaagagaagtttagccaacataccttatttgagctttccttaagttacttcAACGTCCCaatacttctagcaataacaatttATAGGATGATAGCGAAAATCGGATAAGAATTAGAAGGATTCACAAGGTGTAACtgtcttaggaattttgtcaaacacctagtatgcaaaatggactacaaagctctacaatggtaatccttTCCTCCcccaaccaatttcaacaagaaactacccaaactagttcattaaccccacatactaccaTCTATTGTCACACGCATGGCCTATTTTCAACCCCCATaacctaattaaacccataaGAATTGCATGAAGGTTTTTAGGACAAGGTCTTACCCGGGTAGATGATGGTCTAGTGAATGAttcccttgaatcttcaagattgggGCAGGGACTGATGATCAATACAGCtccttcctctctctctaaagcaCTTCTCTCTCTCTATAAAATATGTGTATAACCCCGACAAAATAACCCCAAAGTCATTTTATaagaaatggggtcgggttataaaaatagaaaatggaccctccgaactcaactctGCGATCACAGAGTGGACCACAAAAcgggtatgcggtccgcaaaatagaCCGCGAAAGTGATGCCCAAAACTGAAATGGCATGGACAGGTCTGTGATCGATTTGCGGTCTGCAGACCACTTATGAGGCCGCATAATAGACCACAGAACCATccaacaaaattcttcatgccaaatccACGACGAAAAATGAGGACCGCAAAACaactatgtgatcgcataatgtaccgcaacacgaccttcaaaattcaacaaactcCCTGCTCAACTCTGCGATGCTTATGCAGCCcacaaaacggttatgcggtcgtgAAATAGAGCGCAGAATTGCCTCAAACACATAAGTCTATCTCAGCACCACAAAACGTCAAATTTCTTGGCAAAatttttacagggccttacaatGTGGGTCCACATTACCGACCGATGTTGGTCAGTAATCAAAAAGGTGCTTTGACTAAGCAAGTATGACCATTACGGTCAAATATTTGACTAATATACCGACCAATTTCGGTCGTtatgaaattttttttaaaaaagtaaaatattttttggtAGTTTCCGTCCATTTTGGACGGTTTTTTGGTCGCTTTTGttgaccgaccaatgttggtcggtatcGCTCGGTCGATTTTTTCccgatttctagtagtgtaatgGGGGTATCTTTTGTCAAATTATATGAAAACATAAAGAAATATGCATCAATCTTCTTAATGCAAATGACACGctataattattttataaaaagaaCAGTAACTTTTATGGTAATTCAAGAACATATAGATTAACAAGTAGAATAAATAAAGGATGAGTCTGACTCAATACAGAGTTGGTATGACCCAAGTTGGAGGACAAAAACGACTGAGGGAAACACCTTTGTAATGCGACTAGATGCTTCCATCTGCTAAGTTGAACACCCCCATGTCCAAGCCCCCTCCTTCTTTAAAGTGGATGTATGATTCCCAATAGTCATTTGTAAAATAAATATGATTGGGCTTGATTCCTGGAAATTTAGAAGCTTGGACCGAAAGAGAAGCATTAGCACCCAAAAAGAAAGCTCTGTCCCCTAATTCACTGGTTTGAGTTACTTTTCCAGCAGCTAAATCGACCTGGAAAACTCAAAATGTTGTTGTCCCATACGTTACCTCTGCTTCAATACCTTCTACTGGGATGAAGGTTAGTGGAATTCTGTCGCAACTATCTTTGGCGTGCCTTACTCGGACACCATTGCGCGCAACTACAAATAATGATCCAAGTTATTATAGGATGTATAACTTTTCTCGAATGAGTTCGGAAGGTAACTATGCTACAATAATACTTTTAGTAGGTTCAGGGCCAACAACATCATAAACTAGGATGCGGCCCAGAAAATCGACTGCATAAAAGTGGCCATTAAAATATACGGCATCACCATGTGGAGAGTAAAAGTTTTTCTCCTTAAGTCTAGTCCATCTCAAATCTCCTGGTATCCAAAAACTGAGGAAGCCTATGATTCCCTCGATGACCATGAGAACGTAATCGGATGTATGGGAAGGATTAACTGACATAACCGCTTTCTGGAAAAAGGTCATTGGATGGTGCAGTTGGTAGACATCATAATCTTCGGTGGTATTTTGATGCGGTAATTCGATTTGAACACCGGAGAAAGGATGTAACTGACTGACTTCACTGTCATCTTCTCCTACTATGATAAGTTATCCCATAGACTTCATACATCATTTTCCAGTAGCTTTCAGAATCCTCTTCTTCATAATCATGCCATTGTAGAGGCTGAAGAACTTTCTACATGAACTGTCATTGTCACAGCCTTTAATTTATTCGTGTTCCCCTCTTCCTCCGCTAGCATCAGCAATGAAATTCTAGGCAGGTTGCTGTTAAAATTGTCTTTGGTAGCTGCACATCGCCATGCTTTGCAGACAATGGCAAAATTTAGATAGTCTATGTTTAGCTATAAAAACCAGCAGATCATGGTTAAGTTCTGACCAATTTGACATCCTTATGCATGAGCGCTTAACTCTTTGGCTAAAGGGGAactgttggcccaagtgaagttttgttttgatgattgacaaaggaacttaAGCATGAACCATGTTCATACACAGTGCACACAGACACAGGCATATTCAAGCATAAGGGATACACGGGAAGGAGATAAGCTCAAGTTGTTAcatctgatatctcctgatcgaaaaggttgaATAAGTGATAAGGAGAATGACTCCTTACtcgagagaactctatcctagataagggaggagttagaagtagAAGATAaatagaactcttccaccatggaagagtatagcattagaactctagttatctCTTATTCTAccaactctatatattgcaggatgttctcattctacagagATGCACAAACGTTGAAGTTAagcgtgagttgagagcaaaatagcaaggcattttgcaagcaattcttgtgtgattcaattgtgcaaacctgaagctactTGGACCAGATAGAATAATCAGTTCCAAGTgtatgtcttttattctagttcaattgtagttgTGCTTTTCAAGTTGTACCTTTTAGCTTTATCTATAAGCATTTGTATTAGGTATtttgagtattcaagttagagttaacttgaagttgtcgcaacagttagaggttggttgccataatgggattagagttaatccttaggtttacaaagagttttgtaaatgttgttttggttcagtgatttagtgaagtattggaaaaaatcctactgagtagtaggtcgtgggTTTTTCACCTTTTTAGCCGAGTgttttccatgtaaaaatacttgtgttctttactttacgCATTTACTATTTCTGCAATAGTAGTATAAGGAATACATGGAAGAACTAGGTCattctataatcagtgcacgcaATAATTGGACTCCATATAAATcaccccccctcttgtgtggcattaagtataaaacatcaattggtatcagagggTGTTATTCTtaaagaggctaacaccttaggagaagatcaagatgagtgcaccacctgaaaactgggaagggcaatccactgctaggccaccactctttaatagccagtactactcttggtggaaaaataggatgagagatcacattataggagaggactatgagctacgggacattgtcaccgatggtccactggctaccttGAAGATAAATGTTGAAGGAGTAGAGGTACCAAAGACAAGAGCGGATTTCACTACTGAGGACTtgaaaaaatgagagaagaatgctaaagccaagaaatggcttgtttgtggacttggtccagatgagtacagcaGAATCCAAAGCTGTACTACTGCTAAACAAATTTGGGACACACTGCAAGTAGCTCATGAGGGAATACCTCAGGTGAAGAGATCCAAATAAActctactatattctcaatatgagaactttgctatgaaggaaggagaaaccattcaagagatgtacacaaggttcactacaccGACAAATAAactaaagtctcttggaaggattattcgtGAAGAAGATACAGTCAAGAAGATACTGACTAGGGTTTTGCCTATCTCTTGGGAGAGaaaaatcactgccattcaggaatcaaagaatattgccactctcccactggatgaattaattggaaatctcactgcctatgaacttaggagacaaaccataaaaatggatgtacctaagaaggaaaggagcccGACACTCAGAATCATTGAAGGTTCTGATATAAAAggtgatgaaatggctatgatcaccaaggacttcaaTAAGTACCTGAGAATAGGAAAAGGTTTgtcaagaagtggaagctatagCAAGTCAAAAACTCCTGAGAAGAAAACAAATGATGGTTGCTACAAGTGTGAAAAGATTAatcaccacatcaagaactgtcctttatgggaaattgaatggaagaaataATGAAAGAGCGGAACGAAGGAACATGAAGAAGGaacagatgatgatgatgatgatgatgagaatgaaaaatcaaccaaggctatggtcgttgcttggggagaaagcgcagatgatgatgatgatgatgagaatgaAAAAtcacttatggccattggagaatctgatgaagaaaccgaggtaagtgtaattcatctcaaaaacAAGATTAAACTACtgtctaaagaaaggttatctgagttacttctagaactAATTGACGAATCTGAGGATGCAAACCATGAAAAGGAACAATTGTcaaaagaatgtgtgattttgaaggttaagtgcaaaaacctggaacttagggttagtgaaactgtaagtgaaaatactgtgttgaagaaccaggttcatacaCTTAACTCAATTGTCCTAGAGCTTAGATatgaaaatctaaaactgaaattaggaacaggtaaaaaGACAGCTGATCACACataactcactctagaagaaaatgtaagaaaaatgaaagatgagttgtataaaagggatgagcaggtaagaatcCTAAAGGAGGATCTAAGAAATGTCAAGCATGatctagacagaacttgtaaatggaacaggtcctccgatgctcTTTCATGGCTACACGAACACCATAGTAGAAACAGAAGAGGTTTTGGCTTTGGGAACCtggcacctaagtgggatcccaaaagcaagtacctcacactttctgagaacaagattttcacacactgtggtaaaacaggtcactataaaagtgaatgcactacaaaagaaaaggcaagtcaaaagaacaaagaatttgttcaaggaaagaataggctaccaagttgggctaaaaagaatttgattcatccttttgcctataaaaagggacccaaactagtttgggttcctaagactaatcccttatttccttttgcaggtccaagtgaaggggagcagccaaatatggtacatggatagtggctgctcaaagcatatgacaggaaTCAAGAACCAGtttctttcacttgaggaccttaaaggaggtaatgtctcatttggaaatgggaagaaagctaagatcattggagttggaaaggtaggtaagactgattctcactctattgagaatgtctacttgatagatggaatgaagtacagtctaataagtgtatcacaattatgtgatagaggtaacatggtagcattcacctctacaaaatgctttgtgattaatcttaccactgacaagatagttttgcagggtAAAAGAGCAAATAACATATATGTTGTGAATCTGTCCATACTTTCAGATAATGAAATCACTTGCTTAAGTGagttggataatgatcccctcctttggcacaaaagACTTGGACATGACAGTCTAagccaactcaacaaactagtctccaaggacttggtgatagggatTCCTAACattaagttaaaggaaaataaAGTTTGTGAGGTTTGTGcgagggggaagcaggtaagatcctctttcaaaagcaaAAAAATGGTAAGCActaccaggacgatggaactggtccatatggatctttgtggtccaatgagaatACTAAGCAggggtggtaagagatatgttatgatgcttgtttatgattactctaggtttacttggacattatttttaacatctaaagatgaagcatttgatatgttcacttcttttgttagaaaaactcagaaacaactaggtaattaACTTggatcaattaggtctgatcatggtactgaatttgagaatgctaaatttgctaaattttgtggtgagtatgacataaatcataatttttctgctcctaggactctacaacaaaatggagtagttgaaagaaataataggacattggaagaaatggctaggactatgcttctttttAGTAAACTACCCCATAGTTTAtgggcagaagctgtgaacactgcatgctgcatcataaataggtgcatggcTAGACCTCTTGtcgagaagactccctatgagttacttaaagggagaaaaatatatatcacatcttagggcatttggatgcaagtgctttgtgcacaataatgatAAAGACTCcttaggtaagtttgatcctagaagtgatgagggagtattcttgggatattcttcacatagtaaagcttataagatttataacaaaagaactatgtgtgtagaagaaagtgtacatgtggtttttgacaaaactaacattctttctgagaggcaggaaTATGATGATGAAATAAtagggctggtaagaaactcaaatgaaaccacaacCCATACTGAAGCTGCACCAGAGGAACGAACATGTGATGGAACAAGTCTCTCCACCCAGGGCAACCTGACAAGGGGAACTAAACAAagaggaactgatcctcaaacctcgagggaacctgtccatgagcatgttcctcagcaacaaaacattgaaggaacatctaggGGAAACCAACTAGTTGTGAAACTTACAAGTATCAAatttctcatcccattgagaacataattactgatccagcCTCTATATCAAAACCAGATCTGttttgaagaatctttgtgcttttaatacatttttttatctcttattgaacctaaaaatgttggtgaggctttgcaggatgcagactgggtgaatgcaatgcaagataaactcaaccaatttgaaagaagTCAAgcttggcatctggtaccaagacccaaggacagatcagtaattggaaCAAAATGGgccttcagaaacaaacttgacgaAGATGGAACAATTACAAGGAACacggcaagattggtggttcaaggatatagttcAGAGGAGGTCAtaaactatgatgagacttttgctccagttgcaagattggaagcaattagactccttatagcctttgttgcctacatggaattcactctccatcagatggatgtcaagagtgccttcctcaatggctatctaaaggaaaaaGTGTTTGTTAAGCAACTTCCGGGCTTTAaaagcaaggaatgtcctgatcatgtgtacaagcttgacaaggcactttatgggctcaaacaggctccaagagcatggcatgaaagattatcaaaattcttgcttgagcatggctacaagagaggtaaaattgacaatactttattcttgaaagaaaaaggtaaagatagCTTGGtagttcatatatatatatatgttattgatataatctttggagcaactactgataagttaagtaaagaatttgctaaactaatggggagtggatttgaaatgagtatgatgggtgagcttaatgtATTCTTAGGCTtgcaaattaaacaaaattcaaatggaactatgatccatcagcagaagtatgtgaaagagttgcttaaaaggtttaaaatagaagattccaaagaaattggcACTCCTATAGAaacaaccacaaaattggatgtagatgaacctggttcatttgttgatcagaagttgtataggggaatgattggctcttcGTTATATCTCACtactagtagacctgacattgtcTTCAGTGTAGGTCTTTGTGCTAGATTTTAGGcaaatccaaaggaatctcacttgactgttgtcaagaggatcttgagatacctaaaaggcaccagtgacctctgtctatggtatccaaaaggtagtaatttcaacttagtgggatatgctgatgttgattatgcaggttttcttgtggataaaaagagcacctcaggtatggcacactttcttggctcatgtcttgtgtcttgggccaccaaaaagaaaatatttgtggccttatctactgctgaagctgagtatattTCTGCTTCCTCATGTTAtactcaattgttgtggatcaaacaacaattaacggactttggaattgatgtaggttgtatccccatcttttgtgataacactagtgcaattagtatgaccaagaaccggGTTCATCACAAgcgaactaagcacatagatgtcaGACATCATTTTTTGAAGGACAACTATGAGAAGGGTTTGATCACTGTGAAATTTTGTGCTATTGTCAAGCAAATAACTGACATTTTCACAAAatctctaagtagagatcactttgaaagaaacatgttagaattagggatgattaagattaCCTAAAAGGAACCAATTCTAACTCAAAAAAATTGGTTAGAAACAACTGTGAAtttttgtacataattagattagattttgctcagtctcataccttcattagtatactcttgtgccatgttcTTAAATGACTCATTAACCTCtaatgattttatctttattttcttgaaaaattcagacttacacaagagatttcttagtgaagaacctggttcatcaagattacatggTACGTATTCTCCACTcagcatattttgaaataattatatttggattatgaCCAAATGGAGAGTCTCATTTAATCCTAACCTCCGTGAGCTTATCCGTTACAAAAGGAACCATTTTCATTCAAAAGAGTCCCAAAAATGCaataagtgcctagattctagggagagtCATAAACGTCTCTTCAAACTGACTCCCAGTTTGATTAGACCTCTAAACTTCTGAAAAAAGTAGTTGATACCCAATTAAACTCTACTTCTTTAAATTGATTAGGCCTTAGTTGTTTCTTCACCTCTTAATTTCTAAGCCGTCAAAAATTCTCTCTATCTTCTCTCATCTTCCAAACACATACAAACTCATCTTCTCTC
Encoded proteins:
- the LOC138908377 gene encoding uncharacterized protein, coding for MVVAWGESADDDDDDENEKSLMAIGESDEETEVSVIHLKNKIKLLSKERLSELLLELIDESEDANHEKEQLSKECVILKVKCKNLELRVSETVSENTVLKNQVHTLNSIVLELRYENLKLKLGTGPPMLFHGYTNTIVETEEVLALGTWHLSGIPKASTSHFLRTRFSHTVVQVKGSSQIWYMDSGCSKHMTGIKNQFLSLEDLKGGNVSFGNGKKAKIIGGKRANNIYVVNLSILSDNEITCLSELDNDPLLWHKRLGHDSLSQLNKLVSKDLVIGIPNIKLKENKVCEVCARGKQVRSSFKSKKMVSTTRTMELVHMDLCGPMRILSRGGKRYVMMLVYDYSRFTWTLFLTSKDEAFDMFTSFVRKTQKQLEESVHVVFDKTNILSERQEYDDEIIGLDADWVNAMQDKLNQFERSQAWHLVPRPKDRSVIGTKWAFRNKLDEDGTITRNTARLVVQGYSSEEVINYDETFAPVARLEAIRLLIAFVAYMEFTLHQMDVKSAFLNGYLKEKVFVKQLPGFKSKECPDHVYKLDKLSKEFAKLMGSGFEMSMMGELNVFLGLQIKQNSNGTMIHQQKYVKELLKRFKIEDSKEIGTPIETTTKLDVDEPGSFVDQKLYRGMIGSSLYLTTSRPDIVFSVGLCARF